In the Telopea speciosissima isolate NSW1024214 ecotype Mountain lineage chromosome 2, Tspe_v1, whole genome shotgun sequence genome, one interval contains:
- the LOC122650757 gene encoding nucleolin 2-like, which translates to MAPKSRAKRTNKSARKATAGTSPETPAATTAVTTSAVVETTPSEITIDVETTPFDTSAETAPETNLATIHPETTTTIVDTTPLETSARTSPETTIATIPLDTTATETTVGTSAQEASGKLSEQETADKSTEQEIADKTAVKQVVKKTVRKVKKVIKKKVLKRVPKAQDVSSNCSVELPKPELPLRNGEGNNPSVSGLVEVENSKQSQLPEPKGFKSVSAVVQSDEVTKTQLNVQNAEPVGTRNDGCEDGNIDGDSGVGGDGQESVLKEEVENCEDGGGPKEEEVENCENGSGHKEKDDKGNGAVRDEETDVSERRKRRKTEIFIGGLGKDAKEEDIRKVFEKIGEIVEVRLMKHNQTGKNKGYAFLRYASAADAKRALTKYSKVEICGKQCGTEPVGVNDRIFLGNIDKKWKKEDIVKLLHDIGIEKIDTITLVTDPNNAEYNRGYAFLELDTNKDAQSAYKKLQKKDAFGKGRNIKIAWAEPLNEPDEEEMLKVKSVYAECLPSYWDEKDVKKHFEKFGEIDRVVLARNMHSARRKDFAFVNYTTREAALACIESINKEGLTDERTKLNVRASLAKPIPKGKQNKGGSRPVTKDHSKEKPKTAQRDTNLNASSNKAMSEVVYGYTRDRRSSTSHELTQVLREQAPWRPGQISLSRGYRDQDYAYPMAGGKRSFSALGGDVHFSDPRSYPRACLDSSFSIPSSSILSQGISGASLLYYQPSIPGHKPDSPYGSADHSRYLQTKLGAAPYGSGLYRKY; encoded by the exons ATGGCTCCGAAGTCGCGAGCAAAGAGAACCAACAAATCCGCCCGTAAAGCCACTGCTGGGACCTCCCCTGAAACTCCTGCTGCAACCACCGCAGTGACCACATCCGCCGTCGTCGAAACCACTCCCTCGGAAATCACAATCGACGTTGAAACCACTCCCTTTGATACCTCTGCCGAAACTGCTCCTGAAACCAACCTTGCAACAATCCACCCGGAAACCACCACTACCATCGTCGATACCACTCCTCTAGAAACTTCCGCTAGAACCTCTCCGGAAACCACCATTGCAACAATTCCTCTGGACACCACTGCAACGGAAACAACTGTTGGGACTTCTGCTCAAGAGGCCTCGGGTAAACTGTCCGAACAAGAGACGGCTGATAAATCCACAGAGCAGGAAATAGCGGACAAAACTGCTGTAAAACAGGTCGTTAAGAAGACTGTAAGAAAAGTGAAGAAAGTGATTAAGAAGAAGGTTCTCAAACGAGTCCCGAAGGCTCAAGATGTCTCTTCTAATTGCAGTGTAGAATTACCAAAACCAGAGCTTCCTCTGCGCAATGGCGAGGGAAATAATCCTTCGGTTTCGGGTCTAGTTGAAGTTGAAAACTCTAAGCAATCCCAGCTTCCTGAGCCCAAAGGTTTTAAATCAGTTTCGGCTGTAGTTCAGAGTGACGAGGTTACCAAAACTCAGCTCAATGTGCAAAATGCGGAGCCGGTTGGAACTCGGAATGATGGATGTGAAGATGGAAACATTGATGGTGATTCTGGTGTTGGAGGTGATGGTCAAGAATCGGTACTcaaggaagaggtggagaaTTGTGAGGATGGTGGTGGTCCTAAGGAGGAAGAGGTGGAGAATTGTGAGAATGGTAGTGGTCATAAGGAGAAAGATGACAAGGGGAATGGTGCCGTTAGGGACGAGGAAACAGATGTTTCAGAGCGGCGTAAGAGGAGGAAAACTGAGATTTTTATTGGGGGACTTGGTAAGGATGCCAAGGAGGAAGATATAAGGAAGGTTTTCGAAAAGATTGGAGAAATTGTGGAGGTTCGGCTGATGAAGCATAACCAGACTGGGAAGAATAAGGGTTATGCGTTCTTGAGGTATGCCTCGGCAGCTGATGCGAAAAGGGCTTTGACTAAATACTCCAAAGTTGAG ATTTGTGGAAAGCAATGTGGAACTGAACCTGTGGGGGTAAATGACAGAATATTTCTCGGTAATATTgataaaaaatggaagaaagaagat ATTGTTAAGCTGCTGCATGATattggaattgagaaaattgacaCAATCACATTAGTTACTGATCCGAATAATGCTGAATATAATCGTGGATATGCATTTCTTGAACTTGATACTAACAAAGATGCGCAAAGTGCTTACAAGAAGCTTCAAAAGAAGGATGCTTTTGGAAAGGGACGGAATATTAAAATTGCTTGGGCTGAACCTCTGAATGAGCCTGATGAAGAGGAGATGCTGAAG GTAAAATCAGTTTATGCTGAATGTTTACCATCCTATTGGGATGAGAAGGATGTAAAGAAGCATTTTGAAAAATTTGGAGAGATTGATAGAGTTGTTCTTGCACGTAATATGCATTCAGCTAGGAGAAAAGATTTTGCCTTTGTTAACTATACAACTCGTGAAGCTGCTCTTGCATGCATAGAGTCAATCAACAAGGAAGGGTTGACTGATGAAAGGACCAAG TTAAATGTGAGGGCATCACTTGCAAAACCTATACCGAAAGGTAAGCAAAACAAAGGTGGTTCAAGGCCAGTTACAAAGGATCATTCCAAAGAGAAGCCAAAGACAGCCCAAC GTGACACAAACCTAAATGCATCCTCCAACAAAGCAATGTCTGAAGTAGTTTATGGTTATACGAGAGACAGAAGATCTTCTACTTCCCATGAACTTACACAGGTTTTGAGGGAACAGGCACCTTGGAGGCCAGGACAGATAAGTTTGAGCAGAG GCTATAGAGATCAAGATTATGCATACCCCATGGCTGGAGGGAAACGCTCATTTTCTGCGCTG GGAGGTGATGTACATTTTTCAGACCCACGATCATATCCTCGTGCATGTTTGGATAGTTCTTTTTCAATTCCAAGCTCCAG